The following DNA comes from Chloroflexia bacterium SDU3-3.
CAAGGTGACTACTATACGCCCCTAACATCAATGGGTTATCTGCGTTACAAATAAATCCAACAGGACTCCTATTCGAGCCTATAACTATATACATACTTTTTTGCTCATCTAAATACATTTCAATAGATATAGGCAATTCCCCTTGAGATATATTAAATATTTGATCCATTAAAATTTTTATATCTTCAACCGATTTTACCTCAACTTTATTATCTTCATCCCACATAACAAAAGGTGTCATATCGAACTTCCCTCCACTATTATCAAATCACCACATTTGCATTAGAAGTATTTTAATAGTTCCTTAAAAGTACCAACGGAGATATTTTAACAATCTTATTAACCAACCAATATATCCTCTAACTAGGTTGAAAGATATATTGATTGGTTAATACTAATTATTTTAAGGTAATACTATTTTAGGATTCAATCCTGATGGAGGCCAAAGTGTATCAGATATCCCTACAAAAGGAGGAAGAGTAGTCCAAGGATCGCTAAGTTTCGCCCTCACATGTATTCGTAATATAGACCCTTCTGGTAACATATGGGGCAAATTAACCATACAACCATATGCTCCTGAACATGGCATCCGATTGATATACAGATCAGCTAATCGTATATTCTCATTTCGCATTATGGCAGCGGTATGGCCCTCCACATGAGCTCGGTTTGGCATAGCACCGCTCATACCAGGAGTATCACGCGGAACCATCATCCCAGGACCATTCTCTCCGCTCTCTAACAATATAGATTCATTGCCTGTATCAAGTATACCTGTAGTCTTACTCCCTTTAGTCCCATAAGGCGGTAATGCATCACCAGGACACCCGGCATTATGCACCAACGCCCGCTCGACGCCCACGAAGAAGGTGTGGGCGGTTGCGACGGTGAGATTGTACATCACCTGCGGCTCGGCATCCAGCCACAGCACCAGGGTGAGGGCGTAGCTGCCGTCGGCGCGGCGCACGTGCGCGCCATCCCACAGGTCGCCAGCAGCCACCCAGCCGCGCTCCAACGTGTAGAACGGGTGCTCGGGCGTGGTCTCCACATGCTCGCCGCCCACGCTCAGGTGGACCTGGGCCGCGTCGGTGTGCAGCATCACGGCGGTGACAGGGTAGTAGCCGGTGGAGCGCGTGGTCGCATCCCAAGCCAGCACCAGCTCGCCCACCGCAATCGTGCTGATCGGGCGCAGGCCGGAGGCGGTAGTCACCAGTGTGTCGGCGCTGAAGCTGTTGCGCAGGCACTGCTCCACCACCGCCTCGATCAGCTCGCCCGCCTCATCGGCCTTGTTCGCGCTGTGCTCCACGCCCTCCGCAAGCGTGTCATCCAGCACGCGGAACGCCGCCTTGCCCGCGTCGGCGACGGTCGTGCCCACAATTGTGCGTTCGGCCACCACGCTCTCGGGGCCGTAGGCGTAGAGCACCTGGGTGCCATCCGAGCGGATCTTGCCGTGGAGGAATCTTGGACTGCCGGTGTGTGGTCAGCACCCGCATGCTGACTATATGCCCAGCATCGTTGCTGTTATCGAGGTCGTTCTCGATACGTTCCTGTGTCAAGAACGCAGAGATTCTGCAATACGTATCGCCTCTTGAAACTACTACATGTTGTGATAAAATGCACATATCGGTTGCTATTCGTCAACGCGCAAAGGAGCACGTGCCATGCAACAGCAAGACCCTGATCGGGATGAGGAGCGTGACGAGCGCCCCCAGCCCATCACGCCGCGCCGCCCTGGCAGCTTTATCGACCAGCAGATCGCGCAGGCCGAGGCCGCCGGGCAGTTCGCCAACCTGCCTGGGCAAGGCCAACCGCTCCCATCCGCCGACGACCGCTTTGTGCCCGAGGAAGACCGGCTGGGCTATCGCATGCTGGGCACTACCGAGTTCTCGCCGCCCTGGATCGAGGCCCGCAAAGACATCGACGAGGAGCGCCGCCGGATCGATGGCTGGCTGGTGCACGCCAACGACCGCTGGCCCCACCTGGATGGCGCTGGCCGGACCAAGCTGCAGGGCGAGTTCCGCCAGAAGCTTGAGGGCCTGCGCAGCATGATTCTCGACTACAACCTGCGCGTGCCGCCGAGCGTGGGGCAGATGCGCGGCCTAGAGCTGGCCCGCGAGCTGCGGCGGCTGGGCGTCGAGTAGCGATCCGAATATGTCGCGGCAGGCAGCTCGGTGGGCTGGCCTGCCGCCTTTTTTTGACTGTCGCATAGCCCGTGTGCGGCGTTGTGAAGCCGCAGAGCGCCGATTATAGCCCGTGGTATAATGCTTCTATCGACCACGCTGTCGAAAGCCTAAGCGGTATATCGATACGCCTTTGGCCGTATCGCCAGCCGCTTTTTCTGTGTGCGATGGGGAGGATGTGCCCTGTTTTCCGATCTTGTCCTTGCGTTTAACGGCCTGATCACATCGGCGGTGGTGATCGTGGCCTTCTCGCTTCTGGCCTATATCGCCCTGCAGAATCTGAATGCCCCGATCGCCCGTGCGCTGTGTGTGCTGCTGGCTGGCGTGGTGGTGGTGTTTGGCGGCGATGTGCTGCTCTCCGAGGCCCAGCGCGAGAGCACGATCCTGTTCCTGCTGCGGGCGCAGTGGCTGGGCGTGGTATGCGTGCCTGCGGGCTACCTGCACCTGGGCGACGCGCTGCTGAGCCAGAATGGCCTAACTTCGGCGCGCCGCAGGTGGATGGTGCTGGCCGCCTATGGCCTGAGCCTTGTGTTCTTGGCGCTGGCGGTGAGCGGCACGATGGTGGTGCGCGATGGCGTGGCGCGCGGCCCGCTGGCCCAGTTTACCGCAGGCCCGCTGTTCTGGCTGTTCGCCATCTACTTCGCGCTGGCCTGCTTCGGCGGGCTGCGGGCGGTGTTCGAGGTGCGGCGCAGCGCGCTCACCGCCACGCTGCGGCGGCGGCTGACCTACCTCAGCTTTACCTTCTTCGCCCCGGCGCTGGCGGTCTTTCCCTACCTGGTGGCGGCGGGCGCGATCGCGATTTTTCCGACCTGGGTGCTGCAGCTGCTCTCGGCTGCGGTGAACTGCGTGGTGGCGGTGATGCTGATCGTGATGGTCTACTCGATCGGCATGCAGGGCCTGCTGCTGCCCGATAGGCTGATCAAGCAGGATTTCGTGCGCTGGGGGCTCTACGGCCCCTTTGTGGGCGTGACCCTGATCCTGTTTCTGCGCATGGTGCCGCCGCTGGCGCGCTGGATCGGTCTGCCGAGCGAGATGCTGCTGACCTTCGGCGTGATGGTGATGACGGTGATCATGCCTATTTTGGTCAGCCGGGTGCGACCCTATCTGGACACCCTGATCTACGCCCAGGACCGCGCCGAGATCGACTACCTGCGCGAGCTGCCGCGCCACACCTTCACCTACGCCGATCTGCGCAGCCTGCTTGAGAATACGCTGGTGGTGGTGTGTGGCGCGCTGCGGGTGGAGACGGGCTTTGTGGCCGCGCCCGATGAGGGCCAGGGCTATACGATCAAGACGCTGGTGGGGGTGCGGCGCGAGATCAAGCAGTTTGTGGCCGAGCACCCGCTGATCGAGGTGATGGCCCAGGCCCGCGCCGCGCCGCCCCACGAGCCGGGCAGCGTGCCGCCCACCGAGTCGTTTGTGCGCTGCAATGGGTTCTGCCTGCTGCCCCTGCGCGGCCCAGAGGGCGATTTCCTGGGCGCGCTGGGTGTGGCCTACCCGCAGGGCGGCCTAACCGCTGAGGCCCGCCGCCTGATCGGCGTGATGGCCCACCAGATGGAGCTGGCGCTGGCCACCGTGACCATGCAGCAGCGCCTGTTCGATACCCTGCGCGGCATGGCTCCCGAGATGGAGTCGCTGCAGAAGCTGAACACGCGGCTGGAGCAGGCCACCCCGGCCTCGCTAGAGGAGCTGGAGACCGAGGTGGCGCTGCTGCCCGAGTTCCCGCAGCTGGTGAAGGATGCCCTGGCCCACTACTGGGGCGGCGTGAAGCTGTCGGACAGCCCGCTGCTGGGCCTGCGCACCGTGCGCCGCGCGCTGGGCGACCAGGGCGGTAGCCCGACCAGGGCGCTGCAGGCGGTGCTGCGCCGCGCGATCGAGAACATCCGCCCGACCGAGCAGCTCGACCCCTCGGCCCAGGAGTGGCTGATGTACAACATCCTTGAGATGCGCTTCCTGCAGGGCAAGCGGGTGCGCGACACCGCCGAGCGCCTGGCGATGAGCGAGTCCGATCTGTATCGCAAGCAGCGCGCCGCGATCGAGGAGGTGGCCCGCCAGATCGCGCTGATGGAGGAGGCCGAGCAGCGCTAGTCGAGGTTCTATGTTAGGCAAGGCCACGGGCGTCGCCTGTGGCCTTCTCTCTTGTCGCGGGGATGTGCTGGGCCACGGGGAACTGCATAGTGAAGCCGCAGATGGCCAGCGCCAGCAGCGGCCTGAGCTGGCCGATGGGCGGAAAGTGCCGCTCGTCGGCGGTGACGCGCCAGGGCCGCAGCAGCCGCACCGCGCCGCGCGCGCTGGGAGTGGTCCGCTTCCAGCCGCCCTCGCTGGCCTGGATGATCGCGGGCGGCGCGGGCAGCCAGGCGCTGCTGGCGGGCAGGGGCGGGCCATAGGACTGGGAGTCGATGCTGAAGAAGGGCGAGCCGCCCAGCAGCGCGCTGAAGTGGCCAAGCCCCGGCCCCGAGCTGAAATCGGCCAGCCGCTTGGGGATGGCCCAGTTGGCGATACCGCTTGCCACGCTGGCCTGGGTGGAGACATAGATGCGGCTGATCGTCCAGCCGCGCTGGCCGCCCGCCGCCACCCTGCCGGGTATGAACAGCAGCTCGTGGTATGGCCCCACGCCCGAGGCGCTGTAGCGCACGCACATCACCGCGCCGAGCTGATCGCGCTGGGCGGGCACATCTGGCGCCCAGCGGCGGATGAAGCTGGCGGGAAAACGGTAGAGCAGCACGATGCCGCTGCCGTTCAGCTCCCATGGTGGCGGGACAATCTCGCTCATTTTTGCTCCTTTGCTTCTTCGGTCACTTGGTCGCTGAGCACCGCCGTGCGCTCGCGCCCCACACCCAGGCTGCGCAGCAGCCCGCGCAGGCTGGTGATCTGGCCAGCGCGCTCGGCGAAGGGAAAATCGAACTGGTGCTGCTGGGCCAGCGCCTGGGCGCGGCGGATGATCTCGGCGTGGCTCAGGTTGCTGCGGTCGCCGCCGATCAGCACAGCCCCGTGCTTGAGCGCCACCGCCGCGCTGTGGCGAAAGCTGGCCTCGAAGGTGGCCAGCTTCTCGGGGAAATGTGGGTCGGAGGCCAGCGTGTTGACGGCGATCACGCCCTCGGGGCGCAGGCAGCCCTTGCAGATGCGGTAGAACTCGCGCGTGGCCAGGTGGTCGAGGTCGTCGCTGGCGTCGCGGAAGGCGTCCATCACCAGGATGTCG
Coding sequences within:
- a CDS encoding DUF1992 domain-containing protein, yielding MQQQDPDRDEERDERPQPITPRRPGSFIDQQIAQAEAAGQFANLPGQGQPLPSADDRFVPEEDRLGYRMLGTTEFSPPWIEARKDIDEERRRIDGWLVHANDRWPHLDGAGRTKLQGEFRQKLEGLRSMILDYNLRVPPSVGQMRGLELARELRRLGVE